The Thermocrinis ruber genome has a window encoding:
- a CDS encoding histidine triad nucleotide-binding protein, whose translation MKECIFCKIISKEVPSKGVYEDELVYAFHDINPVAPVHILIVPKKHIFGVQTLEPEDEPIVGHMFYVARRLGEELGLIKGEDLKGGYRLVFNVGEDAGQSVFHLHLHLIGGRKMTWPPG comes from the coding sequence ATGAAGGAGTGCATCTTTTGCAAGATCATAAGCAAAGAGGTCCCCTCAAAGGGTGTTTATGAGGATGAGTTGGTCTATGCCTTTCATGACATTAATCCCGTTGCCCCCGTCCACATACTGATAGTTCCCAAAAAGCACATCTTTGGTGTTCAGACCTTAGAGCCCGAGGACGAGCCCATAGTGGGACATATGTTCTACGTGGCAAGAAGGCTCGGAGAGGAGCTTGGTTTGATAAAAGGGGAGGACCTAAAGGGTGGCTACAGGCTTGTGTTCAATGTGGGTGAGGATGCGGGTCAGAGCGTCTTTCATTTGCACCTGCACCTTATAGGGGGTAGGAAGATGACTTGGCCTCCGGGTTGA
- a CDS encoding ATP-dependent DNA helicase gives MSSQLYQFLLKKGLEPRKAQEEFFRIVHKTIEEGSISIVQAPTGTGKTYGYLIPIIERGEKAIISTGTKLLQEQLRRDIETLRSYYFYLTGEDVDYLVLKGKSNYLCLDRLKAMPSDQVPAELEDLLGSQWDGDVEFARVEPEFWSKVCVDDDYCTPHYRSICKYRDECYYWAKLKRREKKARILIINHALLALKDFEDPQERLLVIDEAHELDKYITSSLTDGISTYTLRVEIMERILQFLPDADNVDVEGFFERNFSGLFKSEQEHVPLQDLGPYVKDFEDSILKPLNLYHKRIREKLISEVHDFLTSSMWVSEKFAEYLRRSMLLDWEEYFQLKVGFEEPSEEEEKLIKKLKSYELLERRLQRVKDFYKSMKERPAELGFAVSRKWSSKLRTFNYRLERFPVFPAGYFDLNGYKGVVITSATADPEDLYYTMGIVGNYYELPHSFPYERVEFVVYGVSPKEKKEWEECLRFAYKRLRTLYDKVLVLLTNKEQIELFKGEEGLAVQGEDRLSFLVEALRRGDIKALVGLDSLWFGVDVKGRKGLLMAKLPFDSPEDPLTYHRIRYLREIGEDPFEYQKRKALIKFRQGIGRLMRSKEDEGTIILCDRRIFKFKEFKRVVEELGMRIKYIKNA, from the coding sequence ATGTCTTCCCAGCTCTATCAGTTTTTACTCAAAAAGGGCTTAGAGCCAAGAAAGGCACAGGAAGAGTTTTTCCGCATAGTCCACAAAACCATAGAGGAGGGTTCCATAAGCATAGTCCAGGCTCCCACGGGCACTGGCAAAACCTACGGCTACCTTATACCCATAATAGAACGGGGCGAAAAAGCCATCATATCCACTGGCACAAAGCTCTTGCAAGAGCAACTGAGAAGGGACATTGAAACCCTCAGGAGCTATTACTTTTACCTCACGGGGGAGGATGTGGATTATTTGGTGCTCAAGGGTAAGTCCAACTATCTTTGTCTGGATCGGCTAAAGGCTATGCCCTCTGACCAAGTGCCCGCAGAACTTGAGGACCTATTAGGCAGCCAATGGGACGGAGATGTGGAGTTTGCACGGGTAGAGCCTGAGTTTTGGTCTAAGGTGTGCGTGGATGATGACTACTGCACGCCTCACTACAGAAGCATATGCAAATATAGGGATGAGTGCTACTATTGGGCAAAGCTCAAAAGAAGGGAAAAGAAGGCAAGGATTCTTATCATCAACCACGCCCTGTTGGCTTTAAAGGACTTTGAGGACCCACAGGAACGCCTCTTGGTAATAGATGAAGCCCACGAGTTAGACAAATACATAACCTCCTCTTTAACTGACGGCATATCCACCTACACCTTAAGGGTGGAGATCATGGAAAGGATCCTACAATTTTTGCCCGATGCGGACAATGTGGATGTGGAGGGGTTCTTTGAAAGGAACTTCTCTGGGCTTTTTAAATCAGAACAAGAACATGTGCCTCTGCAGGACTTGGGACCCTATGTGAAGGACTTTGAGGATAGCATCCTAAAGCCCTTAAACCTGTATCACAAGAGAATAAGGGAAAAGCTAATCTCAGAGGTCCACGACTTTTTAACGTCCTCCATGTGGGTAAGCGAAAAGTTTGCGGAGTATCTGAGGCGTTCAATGCTTTTGGACTGGGAGGAATACTTTCAGCTTAAAGTAGGCTTTGAAGAACCTTCAGAAGAGGAAGAAAAGCTCATAAAAAAGTTGAAGAGCTACGAGCTTTTGGAAAGGCGTCTCCAAAGGGTAAAGGACTTTTACAAGAGTATGAAAGAGCGTCCCGCAGAACTTGGCTTTGCGGTAAGTAGAAAGTGGAGCAGTAAGTTAAGGACTTTCAACTACCGACTGGAGAGGTTCCCCGTATTTCCCGCCGGATACTTTGACCTGAATGGTTATAAGGGAGTGGTTATAACCTCCGCCACCGCAGACCCAGAGGACCTCTACTACACTATGGGCATAGTGGGCAACTACTATGAACTTCCCCACAGCTTTCCCTACGAAAGGGTAGAGTTTGTGGTCTATGGGGTAAGTCCAAAGGAGAAAAAGGAATGGGAAGAGTGCTTAAGGTTTGCCTACAAAAGGCTCAGAACTCTTTATGACAAAGTTTTGGTACTACTTACCAACAAAGAACAGATTGAACTTTTTAAGGGAGAGGAAGGCTTAGCTGTTCAGGGAGAAGACAGGCTCTCCTTTTTGGTGGAAGCCCTAAGAAGAGGAGACATAAAGGCACTGGTTGGGCTTGATAGTCTTTGGTTTGGTGTGGATGTTAAAGGAAGAAAGGGACTTTTGATGGCAAAACTGCCCTTTGACAGCCCAGAGGACCCTCTAACTTACCACAGGATCAGATATCTGCGAGAGATCGGAGAGGACCCCTTTGAATACCAAAAGAGAAAAGCCCTAATAAAGTTCAGACAGGGCATAGGAAGGCTCATGAGGAGCAAAGAGGACGAAGGGACCATAATTCTCTGTGATAGGAGGATCTTTAAGTTCAAAGAGTTCAAACGAGTGGTGGAGG